The proteins below are encoded in one region of Mycobacterium pseudokansasii:
- a CDS encoding lysophospholipid acyltransferase family protein, giving the protein MNGFGHCWLPRASCDVSCVGHGDTAGLVRLRVALRLTLALLLAPGLPLLGVPLPGRTHVQRAYCRLVLRCIGVRITLSGNPIRNLSGVLVVSNHMSWLDVFAIGAVLPGSFVARADMFSGPAIGILARLLKIIPIERASLRRLPEVIDTVARRLRAGQTVVAFPEGTTWCGLASGSFYPAMFQAAIDAGRPVQPLWLTYHRVDGSVSTTPAYVGQDTLARSVCRVLAVRRTVTRVHVGSLQLPGTDRRTLAARCRSVVHAGTQLPGHRPALVA; this is encoded by the coding sequence ATGAACGGTTTCGGGCACTGCTGGCTGCCTCGCGCATCGTGTGATGTCAGCTGCGTGGGCCATGGCGACACCGCCGGTCTTGTGCGGCTGCGGGTGGCGCTGCGCCTGACGCTGGCGCTGCTGTTGGCGCCGGGCCTACCCCTGCTCGGTGTGCCGCTGCCCGGTCGCACCCACGTGCAACGCGCCTACTGCCGGTTGGTGCTGCGCTGTATTGGCGTCCGGATCACCTTGTCGGGCAACCCGATTCGCAACCTGAGCGGCGTTCTGGTGGTCAGCAATCACATGTCGTGGCTGGACGTCTTCGCTATCGGTGCGGTGTTGCCCGGGTCGTTCGTCGCCCGTGCCGACATGTTCAGCGGACCCGCGATCGGGATCCTGGCCCGCCTGTTGAAGATCATCCCGATCGAGCGGGCCAGCCTACGCCGGCTACCCGAGGTGATCGACACCGTCGCCCGCAGGCTACGCGCCGGTCAGACTGTCGTGGCCTTCCCGGAGGGCACCACCTGGTGTGGGCTGGCGTCGGGGAGCTTTTACCCGGCGATGTTTCAGGCCGCCATCGATGCCGGACGCCCGGTGCAGCCCCTGTGGCTCACGTATCACCGCGTCGACGGCAGCGTGTCGACCACTCCCGCCTACGTTGGCCAGGACACGTTGGCACGGTCGGTGTGCCGGGTGCTCGCCGTGCGCCGCACGGTGACCCGGGTGCATGTCGGGTCCCTGCAACTGCCGGGTACCGATCGCCGAACATTGGCCGCACGGTGCCGGTCTGTGGTGCATGCGGGGACGCAGCTCCCGGGCCACCGGCCGGCGTTGGTGGCTTGA
- a CDS encoding cysteine desulfurase family protein, with protein sequence MVYLDHAATTPMHPAAVEAMTAVLGSAGNASSLHTTGRAARRRIEESRELIADKLGARPSEVIFTAGGTESDNLAVKGIYWARRDAQPGRRRIVTSQVEHHAVLDAVDWLVEHEGAQVSWLPTAGDGSVSPAALRAVLHSHDDVALVSVMWANNEVGTIMPTAELAAVAAEFGVPMHSDAIQAVGQLPVDFGASTLSAMSVAAHKFGGPPGIGALLLRRDVACVPLLHGGGQERDVRSGTPDVAGAVGMAAAARIAVDGLEANSARLRLLRDRLVEGVLAEIDDVRLNGARDPLRLPGNVHFTFGGCEGDALLMLLDANGIECSTGSACTAGVAQPSHVLIAMGADPASARGSLRLSFGHTSVDADVDAALRVLPAAVARARGAALAAAGASW encoded by the coding sequence ATGGTCTACCTCGATCACGCCGCCACCACCCCGATGCACCCCGCCGCCGTCGAGGCGATGACGGCCGTGCTCGGCTCGGCCGGCAACGCTTCCTCGCTGCACACCACGGGACGTGCGGCGCGCCGCCGAATCGAGGAATCCCGGGAGCTGATCGCCGACAAGCTCGGCGCGCGCCCGTCGGAGGTGATCTTCACCGCGGGCGGCACCGAGAGCGACAACCTGGCCGTCAAAGGGATCTACTGGGCGCGCCGTGACGCCCAGCCCGGCCGTCGGCGCATCGTCACCTCGCAGGTCGAGCACCATGCCGTACTCGACGCGGTGGACTGGCTCGTCGAGCACGAGGGTGCGCAGGTGAGCTGGCTGCCCACCGCTGGCGACGGCTCGGTGTCGCCCGCCGCGCTGCGTGCGGTGCTGCACAGCCATGACGACGTCGCGCTGGTATCGGTGATGTGGGCCAACAACGAGGTCGGCACCATCATGCCGACCGCCGAACTGGCCGCCGTCGCGGCCGAGTTCGGCGTGCCCATGCACAGCGACGCCATCCAGGCGGTGGGACAGCTACCGGTCGACTTCGGCGCCAGCACCTTGTCGGCGATGAGTGTGGCGGCACACAAGTTCGGCGGTCCGCCGGGCATCGGCGCATTGCTGCTGCGCCGCGACGTCGCCTGCGTGCCGTTGCTGCACGGCGGCGGCCAGGAGCGCGATGTCCGTTCGGGTACTCCCGACGTCGCCGGGGCGGTAGGCATGGCCGCCGCGGCGCGGATCGCCGTGGACGGATTGGAAGCCAACAGCGCGCGGCTGCGGTTGCTGCGCGACCGCCTGGTCGAAGGTGTGCTCGCCGAAATCGACGACGTGCGTCTCAACGGTGCTCGCGACCCGTTGCGGCTTCCGGGCAACGTGCACTTCACCTTTGGCGGCTGTGAGGGCGATGCGCTGCTGATGTTGTTGGACGCCAACGGGATTGAGTGTTCGACCGGATCGGCCTGCACTGCCGGTGTGGCCCAGCCGTCACACGTATTGATCGCGATGGGCGCCGACCCGGCCAGCGCCCGCGGCTCATTGCGTCTTTCCTTCGGGCACACAAGTGTTGATGCGGACGTCGATGCGGCATTGCGGGTGCTGCCCGCAGCGGTGGCCCGTGCTCGCGGAGCCGCCCTGGCCGCCGCGGGAGCCTCCTGGTGA
- the mnmA gene encoding tRNA 2-thiouridine(34) synthase MnmA, producing MKVLAAMSGGVDSSVATARMVDAGHEVVGVHLALSTVPSTLRTGSRGCCSKEDASDARRVADVLGIPFYVWDFAEKFNEDVIDDFVSSYARGETPNPCVRCNQRIKFSALLTRALALGFDAVATGHYARLSDGRLRRAVDRDKDQSYVLAVLTAQQLRHALFPIGDTPKLQIRAEAARRGLAVADKPDSHDICFIPSGDTRAFLGARLGVRRGVVVDADGAVLATHDGVHGFTIGQRKGLGIPGPGPDGRPRYVTAIDAESATIRVGDVSDLDVHALTGRAPVFTAGAAPTGPVDCAVQVRAHGETASATAELVGDELSVRLHAPLRGVARGQTVVLYRPDPGGDEVLGSATIAGTSACSSAAT from the coding sequence GTGAAGGTCCTGGCCGCGATGAGTGGCGGGGTCGACTCCTCGGTCGCGACCGCCCGCATGGTCGACGCCGGCCACGAGGTGGTCGGCGTGCACCTGGCACTGTCGACAGTGCCCTCGACGCTGCGCACCGGATCGCGGGGTTGTTGCTCCAAAGAGGACGCCTCGGACGCCCGCCGGGTCGCCGATGTACTCGGAATCCCGTTCTATGTCTGGGATTTCGCCGAGAAGTTCAACGAAGACGTGATCGACGACTTCGTGTCGTCCTACGCTCGCGGAGAAACGCCCAACCCCTGCGTCCGATGCAATCAGCGGATCAAGTTCTCGGCACTGTTGACCCGGGCGTTGGCGCTGGGTTTCGACGCGGTGGCCACCGGCCACTATGCGCGGCTGTCAGATGGGCGGCTGCGCCGCGCCGTCGACCGGGACAAGGACCAGTCCTATGTGCTGGCCGTACTGACCGCCCAGCAGCTGCGCCATGCGCTGTTCCCGATCGGAGACACTCCCAAGTTGCAGATTCGGGCCGAGGCGGCCCGCCGCGGCCTGGCGGTTGCCGACAAGCCGGACAGCCACGACATCTGCTTCATTCCCTCCGGCGACACCCGCGCGTTCCTCGGTGCGCGCCTCGGCGTTCGCCGGGGCGTCGTCGTCGATGCGGACGGCGCCGTGCTGGCCACCCATGACGGCGTGCACGGGTTCACCATCGGCCAGCGCAAGGGCCTCGGTATCCCAGGCCCCGGTCCCGATGGCCGCCCGCGCTACGTCACCGCGATCGACGCCGAAAGCGCGACCATTCGCGTGGGTGACGTGTCCGATCTCGATGTGCACGCGCTGACCGGACGAGCGCCGGTGTTCACCGCCGGAGCCGCGCCGACCGGTCCGGTCGATTGCGCGGTGCAGGTGCGTGCTCACGGTGAAACCGCAAGTGCTACAGCAGAATTGGTGGGCGACGAATTGTCGGTGCGATTGCATGCGCCGCTGCGCGGGGTGGCCCGCGGCCAGACGGTGGTGCTCTACCGGCCGGATCCCGGCGGTGACGAGGTGCTCGGCAGCGCCACCATAGCCGGCACGTCGGCCTGCTCGTCCGCAGCGACTTAA
- a CDS encoding sensor domain-containing protein: protein MAKSIRLLLWCCAVALTAACTRVVEGEALPPFGVYPLDVLNVDTLLLDQARMRAITGAGDDLTIVPSMDGKHPVDIDALAETLPRECRFIYAETATFGPDIAGFHKITFQDPPEGALISEGAAVYRDPGIARHAFESLVGAVGSCATSSSGSLLVSVWHVDGDSLHIRPGDCGRDYRVLSVALLEVTFCGFPESVPGIVMTNMAANVPH, encoded by the coding sequence ATGGCGAAATCAATCCGGCTGCTGCTGTGGTGCTGCGCGGTGGCGCTGACGGCGGCGTGCACACGCGTGGTCGAGGGTGAAGCACTGCCGCCCTTCGGCGTTTACCCGCTCGATGTACTCAACGTCGACACCCTGCTGCTGGACCAAGCGCGGATGCGCGCGATCACCGGCGCCGGTGACGACCTGACAATCGTGCCGTCGATGGACGGCAAACACCCGGTCGACATCGACGCCCTCGCAGAGACCCTGCCCCGGGAATGCCGGTTCATCTACGCCGAAACGGCGACCTTCGGGCCCGACATCGCAGGGTTTCACAAGATCACCTTCCAGGACCCGCCCGAAGGCGCCCTGATCTCCGAGGGCGCCGCGGTGTATCGGGATCCCGGCATCGCCCGGCACGCCTTCGAATCGCTGGTGGGCGCGGTGGGGAGTTGCGCAACCAGTTCCAGTGGCTCGCTGCTGGTCAGTGTGTGGCATGTCGACGGTGACTCGCTGCACATCCGGCCCGGCGACTGCGGCCGCGACTACCGGGTCCTCTCGGTGGCCCTGCTGGAAGTCACCTTCTGCGGGTTTCCGGAATCGGTGCCCGGCATCGTCATGACGAACATGGCCGCCAACGTGCCGCATTAA
- a CDS encoding methionine synthase — MSDFAPAFARATGIGSWPGTAARPAAEVVVGELADALAHLVELPARGVGADMLGRAGALLLDLAVDTVPRGYRIVSRPGAVTRRAVSLLNEDMDALEEAWETAGLRGGGHVVKVQAPGPITLSAGLELANGHRAITDPGAVRDLAASLAEGVAAHRATLARRLDTPVVVQFDEPSLPAALGGRLTGVTALSPVAPLDEAVAGALLDTCAEAAGADVMVHSCAPELPWDLLRRSTIGAVSVDAGTLCAADLDGIAAFVETGRTVVLGVVPAVAPLRRPAAEEVAGQVVAVTDRLGFSRSALRDRVGVSPACGLADATPQWACTAIGLARKAAEVFAQDPDAI, encoded by the coding sequence GTGAGTGATTTCGCGCCGGCGTTCGCGCGGGCCACCGGCATCGGATCGTGGCCCGGCACCGCGGCGCGGCCCGCCGCCGAGGTCGTCGTCGGTGAGTTGGCCGATGCGTTGGCGCATCTCGTCGAGTTGCCCGCCCGGGGAGTGGGCGCCGACATGCTCGGCCGGGCCGGTGCCCTGCTGCTCGATCTGGCCGTCGACACCGTGCCGCGCGGCTACCGCATTGTCAGCCGGCCCGGCGCGGTGACCCGCCGCGCCGTCAGCCTGCTCAACGAGGACATGGACGCTCTGGAAGAAGCGTGGGAGACCGCCGGGTTGCGGGGCGGCGGGCACGTGGTCAAGGTTCAGGCCCCGGGACCGATCACGCTGAGCGCGGGACTGGAGCTGGCCAACGGCCACCGGGCGATCACCGACCCGGGTGCGGTGCGTGACCTGGCGGCCTCGCTGGCCGAGGGCGTCGCCGCGCACCGGGCGACGCTGGCCCGCCGGCTGGACACGCCGGTGGTGGTCCAGTTCGACGAGCCGTCGTTGCCGGCGGCACTGGGCGGACGGCTGACCGGCGTGACCGCCCTGAGCCCGGTGGCACCACTGGACGAAGCGGTGGCCGGCGCACTGCTGGACACCTGCGCCGAGGCGGCCGGCGCGGACGTCATGGTGCACAGCTGCGCGCCAGAGCTGCCGTGGGATCTGTTGCGGCGCAGCACTATTGGTGCAGTGTCGGTTGATGCGGGCACCTTGTGCGCGGCGGACCTGGACGGGATCGCGGCCTTCGTCGAGACGGGGCGCACCGTGGTGCTGGGCGTCGTCCCCGCCGTCGCGCCCTTGAGGCGGCCGGCTGCCGAGGAAGTGGCGGGGCAGGTGGTCGCGGTGACCGATCGGCTCGGCTTTTCTCGCTCGGCGCTGCGGGATCGCGTCGGGGTTTCCCCGGCATGCGGTCTGGCGGATGCGACGCCGCAGTGGGCTTGCACCGCCATCGGGCTGGCCCGCAAGGCCGCCGAGGTGTTCGCTCAGGATCCGGACGCCATCTGA
- the ligA gene encoding NAD-dependent DNA ligase LigA, whose translation MSSSEADTTPPDVLHRWQELAEEVREHQFRYYVRDAPIITDAEFDELLRRLEALEEEYPELRTPDSPTQLVGGAGFATEFEPVDHLERMLSLDNAFSAEELGAWATRIYAEIGDAASYLTELKIDGVALSLVYQQGRLTRASTRGDGRTGEDVTLNARTIDDVPERLSPSDDYPVPEVLEVRGEVFFRVADFQALNASLVEEGKAPFANPRNSAAGSLRQKDPAVTARRRLRMICHGLGHTQGFRPATLHQAYLALRVWGLPVSEHTMLVNDMAGVQERIDYWGEHRHEVDHEIDGVVVKVDDVALQRRLGSTSRAPRWAIAYKYPPEEAQTKLLDIRVNVGRTGRVTPFAFMTPVKVAGSTVAQATLHNASEVKRKGVLIGDTVVIRKAGDVIPEVLGPVVDLRDGSEREFVMPTTCPECGTVLAPEKEGDADIRCPNSQRCPAQLRERVFHVASRSALDIEVLGYEAAVALLQAEVITSEGDLFALTEDDLLRTELFRTKAGALSANGKRLLANLDKAKAAPLWRVLVALSIRHVGPTAARALATEFGTLEAIAAASTEQLAAVEGVGPTIAAAVSEWFTVDWHREIVDKWRAAGVRMADERDESVPRTLAGLTVVVTGSLTGFSRDEAKEAIVARGGKAAGSVSKKTSYVVAGDSPGSKYDKAVELGVPILDEDGFRELLAQGPAGVP comes from the coding sequence GTGAGTTCGTCCGAAGCCGACACCACGCCGCCCGACGTGTTGCATCGATGGCAGGAGCTGGCTGAGGAGGTCCGCGAACACCAGTTCCGCTACTACGTACGCGATGCGCCGATCATCACCGACGCCGAATTCGACGAGTTGCTGCGCCGGCTGGAAGCGCTCGAGGAAGAGTATCCGGAGCTGCGCACGCCCGATTCGCCCACGCAGCTGGTCGGCGGCGCGGGCTTTGCGACGGAGTTCGAGCCGGTTGACCACCTGGAAAGAATGCTCAGCCTCGACAACGCGTTCAGTGCCGAGGAACTCGGCGCCTGGGCCACCCGCATCTACGCCGAAATCGGCGATGCTGCCAGCTACCTCACCGAGCTCAAGATCGACGGCGTGGCACTGTCGCTCGTCTACCAGCAGGGCCGGTTGACGCGTGCCTCGACTCGAGGTGACGGGCGCACCGGCGAGGACGTCACGCTCAACGCGCGCACCATCGACGACGTCCCCGAACGGCTCAGCCCCAGCGACGACTACCCGGTCCCCGAGGTGCTCGAAGTCCGCGGCGAGGTGTTCTTCCGGGTCGCCGACTTCCAGGCGCTCAACGCCAGCCTCGTCGAGGAGGGCAAAGCGCCGTTCGCCAACCCCCGCAACAGTGCGGCGGGTTCGCTGCGCCAGAAGGACCCGGCGGTCACGGCGCGGCGGCGGCTGCGGATGATCTGTCATGGGCTGGGCCATACCCAGGGTTTTCGCCCGGCCACCCTGCACCAGGCGTACCTGGCGCTGCGCGTCTGGGGGCTGCCGGTCTCCGAGCACACCATGCTGGTCAACGACATGGCAGGCGTGCAGGAGCGCATCGACTACTGGGGCGAGCATCGCCACGAGGTGGACCACGAAATCGACGGCGTGGTGGTCAAAGTCGACGACGTGGCACTGCAGCGCAGGCTGGGCTCCACGTCGCGGGCGCCGCGCTGGGCGATCGCCTACAAGTACCCGCCCGAGGAGGCGCAGACCAAGCTGCTCGACATCCGGGTCAACGTCGGGCGCACCGGGCGGGTCACGCCGTTCGCGTTCATGACGCCGGTGAAGGTCGCCGGGTCGACGGTCGCGCAGGCCACGTTGCACAACGCCTCGGAGGTCAAACGCAAAGGTGTGCTCATCGGCGACACGGTGGTGATCCGCAAAGCCGGCGACGTGATCCCCGAGGTGCTGGGACCCGTGGTCGACCTGCGCGACGGGTCCGAACGCGAATTCGTCATGCCCACAACATGTCCCGAGTGCGGTACCGTGCTGGCGCCGGAGAAGGAAGGCGACGCCGACATTCGTTGCCCCAACTCCCAGCGCTGTCCCGCGCAGCTGCGGGAGCGGGTGTTCCATGTAGCCAGCCGCAGTGCGCTGGATATCGAGGTGCTGGGCTACGAGGCGGCCGTGGCGCTGTTGCAAGCGGAGGTGATCACCAGCGAGGGCGACCTTTTCGCGCTCACCGAAGACGACCTGTTGCGCACCGAGCTGTTCCGCACCAAGGCCGGCGCGCTTTCGGCCAACGGCAAACGGCTACTGGCCAACCTCGACAAGGCCAAGGCCGCGCCGCTGTGGCGAGTGCTGGTGGCGCTGTCCATTCGCCACGTCGGGCCGACGGCTGCCCGTGCGCTGGCCACCGAATTCGGCACTCTGGAAGCCATCGCTGCCGCATCCACCGAGCAGCTGGCCGCCGTCGAGGGCGTGGGGCCAACCATCGCCGCCGCCGTCTCGGAGTGGTTCACCGTCGACTGGCATCGCGAGATCGTCGACAAGTGGCGGGCCGCCGGGGTGCGGATGGCCGACGAACGCGACGAAAGCGTGCCGCGCACGCTGGCCGGCCTGACCGTGGTGGTCACCGGCTCGCTGACCGGGTTCTCTCGTGACGAGGCCAAGGAGGCGATCGTCGCGCGCGGCGGCAAGGCCGCCGGCTCGGTGTCGAAGAAGACGTCCTATGTCGTCGCCGGAGATTCCCCGGGATCGAAATACGACAAGGCCGTCGAGCTCGGGGTGCCGATTCTCGACGAGGACGGCTTTCGCGAGCTGTTGGCGCAGGGCCCCGCCGGTGTCCCCTGA
- a CDS encoding LLM class flavin-dependent oxidoreductase — translation MNSSAISVGLQIGTQPPLSSARAYLLAARAARLESVMLIDHFQSAVPRVIWNKDLTWLAAQDQSPHEFFDYQVLLGYLASRAGRLRLGVGVTEAIRRHPVLIAQAMLTLSHLTRRAPILGIGAGERMNIDPYGLDFSEPVTRLEEALQVIRLCLSTRGPITFSGKHFRLDRATMDLDAPRGRVPQIWVGGHGPRMLRLTGRYGDGWYPVTVVSPQEYAAKLAAVRAAAAEAGRDAASITPALQRFAVIGATEREARAMLDTKAIRLLGLVAPAEVWRQAGAVHPLGAHFDAFVNFVPDRHNRRAIEAAIAAVPDAVMTEGPLLWGTPQQVAAKLRAFADAGMRHVVLAPVSGLVSQRAGLYGLWATLRIARLLTGRRGQPEARR, via the coding sequence ATGAACAGCTCGGCAATCTCGGTGGGCCTGCAGATCGGGACGCAGCCGCCATTGAGCAGCGCTCGGGCGTATTTGCTTGCGGCACGGGCGGCGCGGCTGGAGTCGGTGATGCTCATCGACCACTTCCAGAGCGCCGTGCCGCGCGTCATCTGGAACAAAGACCTCACTTGGCTTGCCGCGCAAGATCAGAGCCCACACGAGTTTTTCGACTACCAGGTTCTGCTGGGCTATCTCGCGTCGCGGGCCGGGCGACTGCGCTTGGGCGTCGGGGTGACCGAGGCGATCCGGCGTCACCCCGTCCTCATCGCCCAGGCCATGCTGACGCTGTCTCACCTCACCCGGCGCGCGCCCATCCTGGGTATCGGCGCGGGCGAGCGCATGAATATCGACCCGTACGGACTCGACTTCTCCGAGCCGGTCACCCGACTGGAGGAGGCGCTGCAGGTGATCCGCCTGTGCCTGTCGACGCGAGGACCAATCACATTCTCCGGCAAGCATTTTCGACTCGACCGGGCGACAATGGACCTCGATGCCCCGCGCGGCCGGGTACCGCAGATCTGGGTCGGCGGGCACGGTCCGCGGATGCTGCGGCTCACGGGACGCTACGGCGACGGGTGGTACCCCGTCACGGTGGTCTCGCCGCAGGAGTATGCGGCCAAGCTGGCGGCGGTGCGGGCGGCGGCCGCCGAGGCTGGGCGAGACGCCGCCTCGATCACCCCGGCGCTGCAGCGGTTCGCGGTGATCGGCGCGACCGAGCGGGAGGCGCGGGCCATGCTCGACACCAAAGCCATCCGGTTGCTGGGGCTCGTTGCGCCCGCCGAAGTGTGGCGGCAGGCCGGTGCCGTGCACCCTCTCGGGGCGCACTTCGATGCGTTTGTCAACTTCGTGCCCGACCGCCACAATCGCCGGGCGATCGAGGCCGCCATTGCCGCCGTGCCGGATGCCGTGATGACCGAGGGGCCATTGCTGTGGGGAACTCCGCAACAGGTGGCGGCCAAGCTGCGGGCCTTCGCTGACGCGGGGATGCGCCACGTGGTCCTGGCACCCGTGTCCGGTCTGGTGTCGCAGCGTGCGGGCCTCTATGGGCTGTGGGCCACCCTGCGGATCGCCCGGTTGCTTACCGGTCGGCGAGGCCAGCCCGAGGCGCGCCGGTGA
- a CDS encoding amino acid-binding protein — protein MPSYLLRIELVDRPGSLGSLAVALGSVGADILSLDVVERSAGYAIDDLVVELPPGAMPDRLITAAESMTGVRVDSLRPHTGLLEAHRELELLDHVAAARDNASRLQVLVNEAPRVLRVSWCTVLHSTEGALHRLAGSPGAPETRADSAPWLPIERAVPLDGGADWVPQVWRDMDTAMVAAPLGDPHMAVVLGRPGPEFRPSEVARLGYLAGIVATMLR, from the coding sequence GTGCCGTCGTATCTGTTGCGCATCGAGCTGGTGGACCGCCCCGGCAGCCTGGGGTCGCTGGCGGTTGCGTTGGGTTCGGTGGGCGCCGACATCCTGTCGCTGGACGTCGTCGAGCGCAGCGCGGGCTACGCGATCGACGACCTGGTGGTCGAATTGCCGCCGGGCGCGATGCCGGATCGGCTGATCACCGCCGCCGAGTCAATGACCGGCGTCCGGGTGGACAGCCTGCGCCCCCACACCGGGTTGCTGGAAGCCCACCGCGAGCTGGAGCTTCTCGACCACGTCGCCGCAGCCCGCGACAATGCGTCCAGACTGCAGGTGCTTGTCAACGAGGCGCCCAGGGTGCTGCGAGTGAGCTGGTGCACGGTGTTGCACAGCACGGAGGGCGCCTTACACCGGCTGGCGGGCAGCCCGGGCGCACCGGAAACCCGCGCCGATTCGGCCCCCTGGCTGCCGATCGAACGCGCCGTGCCGCTCGACGGCGGCGCCGACTGGGTGCCCCAGGTCTGGCGTGACATGGACACCGCGATGGTGGCGGCACCGTTGGGCGATCCGCATATGGCGGTGGTGCTGGGGCGGCCCGGCCCGGAATTCCGGCCGTCGGAGGTGGCCCGCCTGGGCTATCTGGCCGGAATCGTGGCGACCATGCTGCGCTGA
- a CDS encoding protein kinase domain-containing protein, whose product MDAQLGRYRLLRRLGAGRFDSYEAEDTTTGHRVLLRLLGRVDRSDPMALRVQKEARILARLLAPTGEPHLVLADEVGEIDGWRYLRMPFVDGIDLDTMLDRGGPPSPARAVHIVGQIAAALDAAHTTDAVLRDVSPGKILVTRDDVAYLVGQSSVSGTDSEASGEVIGRRFYDYLAPECFATPDVEAPANRYSLACILYACLTGAPPFPGTIEQQVTGHLTKDPPKPSAANPLVPKAFDEVVARGMAKDPHSRYPSAAELAAAAAAALSATPAVDSPIGDRPQTRQSQSTDCVACGRSVVEGTQAGSGEHICMDCRQRGLPRELVRRLVGGHGGAVTIAGYTLLNQVSGGSGPAFRARSQHTGEVCALRVVPRAAVAPEELAKPRPFGDLAGFRHANAVTPRAALPVGEFLLVVTEYWPGETIEQLVLRLGSLTVRQAVSLVLPCLDALTYAHGFPRIDGSVGIMHRNITPTKFVLTWSGGEPVTKLVDFGFATEVSVDPSFTPRPQVTEPARAPARDVDTWQMAACLYYMLTGTPPRVAAVGKDPADVVMSTMPVPIRRIDRNIPRPVAAVIDEALIDAPHIGIQDAGHLTLALRKAVFGRHG is encoded by the coding sequence ATGGACGCGCAACTCGGTCGTTATCGGCTGCTTCGGCGGCTAGGCGCCGGTCGCTTCGACAGCTACGAGGCCGAAGACACCACTACCGGGCACCGGGTGCTGTTGCGCCTCTTGGGACGAGTGGATCGCAGCGATCCGATGGCCTTGAGGGTGCAAAAGGAGGCGCGCATCCTGGCGCGACTGCTGGCACCGACCGGCGAACCGCATCTGGTGCTGGCCGACGAGGTGGGTGAGATCGACGGGTGGCGCTATCTGCGGATGCCCTTTGTCGACGGCATCGATCTTGACACCATGTTGGATCGCGGCGGCCCGCCAAGCCCGGCACGGGCGGTGCACATCGTGGGACAGATCGCCGCCGCGCTCGACGCCGCCCACACGACCGATGCCGTGCTGCGCGACGTCAGCCCAGGGAAAATACTGGTGACTCGTGACGATGTCGCATACCTCGTTGGCCAGTCGAGCGTGTCGGGCACCGACAGCGAGGCCTCCGGCGAAGTGATCGGCCGGCGCTTCTATGACTATCTCGCTCCTGAATGCTTCGCGACTCCCGATGTCGAGGCACCGGCCAACCGATACTCGCTGGCATGCATCCTGTACGCGTGCCTGACCGGTGCGCCGCCGTTCCCCGGCACCATCGAGCAGCAAGTCACCGGGCACCTGACCAAGGATCCGCCCAAGCCCAGCGCCGCAAATCCCTTGGTGCCGAAAGCCTTTGACGAGGTCGTCGCACGCGGCATGGCGAAAGACCCGCATAGTCGCTACCCCAGCGCAGCAGAGCTGGCCGCGGCGGCCGCCGCCGCGTTAAGCGCGACGCCGGCGGTCGACTCGCCGATCGGAGACCGGCCGCAGACGCGCCAGTCGCAGTCCACAGACTGCGTAGCCTGCGGGCGCAGTGTTGTCGAGGGCACGCAGGCGGGGTCCGGCGAACACATCTGCATGGACTGCCGGCAGCGAGGACTGCCGCGTGAGTTGGTGCGACGACTCGTCGGGGGGCACGGCGGCGCGGTCACCATCGCCGGATACACCTTGCTGAATCAGGTGAGCGGCGGGTCCGGACCCGCCTTCCGCGCCCGCTCGCAACACACCGGCGAGGTATGCGCACTACGGGTCGTTCCCCGGGCCGCGGTCGCACCCGAAGAGCTCGCGAAACCACGGCCGTTCGGGGACCTGGCGGGTTTTCGTCACGCCAATGCCGTCACTCCACGGGCAGCTCTGCCCGTCGGAGAATTCTTGCTCGTCGTTACCGAATACTGGCCGGGAGAAACGATCGAACAGCTGGTTTTGCGGCTGGGATCACTCACCGTCCGCCAAGCCGTGTCGCTGGTCCTGCCCTGTCTCGATGCACTGACCTACGCACACGGCTTTCCTCGGATCGACGGGTCGGTCGGCATCATGCACCGCAACATCACGCCGACCAAATTCGTGTTGACCTGGTCCGGCGGCGAACCGGTCACCAAGCTTGTCGACTTCGGGTTCGCGACGGAGGTTTCTGTTGACCCATCGTTCACACCGCGCCCGCAGGTCACCGAACCCGCGCGGGCACCCGCGCGCGACGTCGACACGTGGCAGATGGCCGCATGTCTGTACTACATGTTGACCGGAACTCCGCCGCGAGTTGCCGCTGTCGGCAAAGACCCCGCCGACGTGGTAATGAGCACCATGCCCGTTCCGATCCGACGGATAGACCGCAACATTCCACGCCCGGTGGCCGCCGTCATCGACGAAGCCCTCATCGACGCGCCGCATATCGGCATCCAAGACGCCGGCCACCTCACGCTCGCATTGCGTAAGGCGGTATTCGGGCGCCACGGCTGA